A window from Deltaproteobacteria bacterium encodes these proteins:
- a CDS encoding helix-turn-helix domain-containing protein: MTTKELAKYLKLHEITICKYAAEGKIPAIRIGRVWRFDKEAIDKWISGGQKK; encoded by the coding sequence ATGACTACAAAAGAATTGGCAAAATATTTAAAGCTTCATGAAATTACGATCTGCAAGTACGCTGCTGAAGGTAAGATTCCTGCGATACGGATCGGTCGTGTGTGGAGGTTTGACAAAGAGGCGATTGATAAATGGATCAGCGGCGGCCAGAAAAAGTAA